The proteins below come from a single Crossiella sp. CA-258035 genomic window:
- a CDS encoding N-6 DNA methylase produces MTAQSNDTSATTDDQVGVHDLAARLVRAWHSAGASDRLDIPLSVAAALMLIRPRGTVTELREHLRGLRPGTETHRWLRVVWRRFARGRLDLLPAVHPVLPWLWDRHNPQLGTHLHGAHAMIQAAAAGDFLDWSCDPHRSARADLLGSFWAQLHTRGADAATGRFFTPACTADLLVAVSFPQVHAGMAVHDVTVGTGGLFRAVAQRMRARGFDPATAIWIGFDIDRLAIAACAVNAHLWGLGPNVILGVGDVLAEDVLEKALGERRVVLRVHDAVLLGEQLRSAAVRLGVAARPGRAAP; encoded by the coding sequence ATGACTGCACAGTCGAACGACACCTCGGCCACCACTGACGATCAGGTCGGCGTCCACGACCTCGCTGCACGCCTCGTCCGCGCCTGGCACTCCGCCGGTGCCAGCGACCGCCTCGACATCCCGCTGTCGGTGGCAGCGGCCTTGATGCTGATCCGCCCGCGGGGCACCGTCACCGAGCTGCGCGAGCACCTGCGCGGTCTCCGTCCCGGCACGGAGACCCACCGCTGGCTCCGGGTCGTCTGGCGGCGGTTCGCCCGTGGCCGCCTGGACCTGCTCCCCGCCGTGCACCCCGTGCTGCCCTGGCTGTGGGATCGCCACAACCCGCAACTCGGCACCCACCTGCACGGGGCACACGCGATGATCCAGGCCGCCGCTGCCGGCGACTTCCTCGACTGGTCCTGCGACCCGCACCGGTCTGCCAGAGCCGACCTGCTCGGCTCGTTCTGGGCTCAGCTGCACACCAGGGGCGCGGACGCGGCGACTGGCCGGTTCTTCACCCCGGCCTGCACGGCTGACCTCCTGGTCGCCGTCAGCTTTCCTCAAGTGCACGCGGGGATGGCCGTGCACGACGTCACGGTCGGCACCGGTGGGCTGTTTCGAGCTGTGGCGCAACGGATGCGCGCCCGCGGGTTCGATCCGGCTACCGCGATCTGGATCGGCTTCGACATCGACCGCCTGGCCATCGCCGCCTGCGCGGTCAACGCGCACCTGTGGGGCTTGGGCCCCAACGTGATCCTCGGTGTGGGCGACGTGCTGGCGGAGGACGTGCTCGAGAAGGCGCTGGGCGAGCGCCGCGTGGTGTTGCGCGTGCACGACGCGGTCCTGCTGGGCGAGCAACTCCGATCTGCTGCGGTGCGGCTTGGTGTTGCGGCCAGGCCGGGACGAGCGGCACCATGA
- a CDS encoding DUF4365 domain-containing protein, producing MRQPAQGQLGSTGEDRVSADFGDLGWGRGKAPESDVGTDLFLLARDNRLFDVGLVVGAQVKTGRSFFRAPESDKDGAVVGWWYLDGRRKHIDYWLGHALPHLLVLHDPDTKISYWVHVTPEAVVPTRVGHRTAKGAKILVPKANTVSVECRDALLAVAATLRPPSPWEGSAWTGARDLAPADQLRHALVVPRLVAPHRNTGVSRPITAAQMVALLTELRLHDVERFAEAHEEVPDPDTAGQVEDWTWRFAGAFTHRIRTGSADQLLGLVEDAPDPPSRSAAAVAAAAALLEQTRAREARQLLDDVLARDDNLPVDHAWLRVQHARACIELGDLHGARSSAVEAQQARLTNADDPTATAIAGVAAILLFRTADLRTGDVGQAVSGMDTLAFWWRYQRIATGAISVIEREFSEWAVEGPRRVALIDTDPGDGRLVGACLLASHAGDQPGWRALQSLYHRQELLRTDRGTDPAEVCDLLCGLWLSGDHKAVESAVLRFVSDGPAIAVRSVAALIDFGRLTSTTTMATLTLLRLAGDLLDQGTANRALRWLLSNLNAPTSTADSRYPRRPPEREFVRAISSVLQAASSGEQKAVVQGFVVREQPPDLGLAEAWRDAISRLPASAWADQPAELIRTIAAGQPNALRLLLLRIAAIELGDATAHDLLFGEIGTNPVGVLMAAGRFRALPDAAASELVDGLESRVRDEIENARAGSHGFGGADLGELLTKANLVYPEHARWDTVLELLAEDRVLSSKKSGVCAVLSWAVDELDGPVRECLAEIIPGVLAQPTWFDDQLTGQPSAHGAAAQLAASLSEDRAEIERLLGDLLAGGRDQQVWAAHLVLTLGAPTAAGMLAVLSRAAHPAIRASAAAGLARVVAATGDHLAQVALHQCLRDTGTKVPKAILDGLSGVDRAALPVDVLTELSSHCSARVRSEAMRLLGNLS from the coding sequence ATGCGGCAACCGGCACAGGGGCAGCTCGGGTCAACTGGCGAGGATCGGGTCAGTGCCGACTTCGGTGATCTCGGTTGGGGGCGTGGGAAGGCCCCCGAGTCTGACGTGGGCACTGACCTCTTCCTGCTGGCCCGTGACAATCGGCTCTTTGACGTTGGCTTGGTGGTCGGGGCGCAGGTCAAGACCGGGCGGTCCTTCTTCCGCGCACCGGAGTCGGACAAGGACGGAGCGGTGGTCGGTTGGTGGTACCTGGATGGCAGGCGGAAGCACATCGACTACTGGCTCGGCCACGCGCTACCGCATCTGCTCGTGCTGCACGATCCGGATACGAAGATCTCCTACTGGGTGCACGTCACACCGGAGGCTGTCGTACCGACTCGAGTGGGTCATCGAACCGCCAAGGGCGCGAAGATCCTCGTCCCGAAGGCCAACACCGTCAGCGTGGAGTGCCGCGATGCGCTGTTGGCTGTCGCGGCGACGTTGCGGCCGCCGTCGCCGTGGGAGGGCAGCGCGTGGACCGGGGCACGCGATCTTGCCCCGGCTGATCAGCTACGCCATGCCCTGGTCGTGCCCAGGCTCGTCGCGCCTCATCGCAACACCGGTGTGTCTCGGCCAATCACGGCGGCTCAGATGGTCGCGCTGCTGACGGAATTGCGGCTGCACGACGTCGAGCGGTTCGCAGAAGCGCACGAGGAGGTCCCCGACCCGGACACTGCGGGCCAAGTCGAGGATTGGACGTGGCGGTTCGCCGGTGCCTTCACGCACCGGATCCGCACAGGTTCGGCAGACCAGTTGCTCGGCTTGGTCGAGGATGCTCCGGACCCTCCCAGCAGGTCCGCAGCGGCCGTCGCGGCCGCGGCCGCTCTACTTGAGCAGACCCGGGCCCGTGAAGCCCGGCAGCTGCTGGACGACGTCCTGGCCCGCGACGACAACCTGCCGGTGGACCACGCCTGGCTCCGGGTCCAGCACGCACGAGCCTGCATCGAACTGGGTGACCTGCATGGCGCCCGCAGTTCCGCTGTGGAAGCCCAGCAGGCCCGGCTGACCAATGCCGACGATCCGACCGCCACGGCCATCGCCGGTGTCGCGGCGATACTGCTGTTCCGGACGGCCGACCTGCGAACCGGTGATGTGGGCCAGGCTGTGTCCGGCATGGACACGCTCGCCTTCTGGTGGCGCTACCAGCGCATCGCCACGGGGGCGATTTCAGTGATCGAGCGCGAGTTCTCCGAATGGGCGGTCGAAGGGCCGCGCCGGGTCGCGCTCATCGACACCGATCCCGGCGACGGACGTCTGGTCGGCGCGTGTCTGCTGGCCAGCCATGCCGGAGACCAGCCAGGATGGCGCGCGCTGCAAAGCCTGTACCACCGGCAGGAACTGCTGAGGACCGACCGCGGCACCGACCCGGCGGAGGTGTGCGACCTGCTCTGCGGCCTGTGGCTGAGCGGGGACCATAAGGCCGTCGAGTCGGCGGTACTTCGGTTCGTCAGCGACGGTCCCGCGATCGCGGTCCGCAGCGTGGCGGCGTTGATCGACTTCGGGCGGCTCACATCGACGACCACCATGGCGACCCTAACGCTGCTGCGCCTGGCAGGTGACCTCCTCGACCAGGGAACGGCCAACCGTGCTCTCCGGTGGCTGCTGAGCAACCTGAACGCACCGACGAGTACCGCAGACAGCAGGTATCCACGGCGTCCACCTGAACGGGAGTTCGTCCGAGCGATCAGCAGCGTGCTTCAGGCTGCTTCCTCGGGCGAGCAGAAAGCTGTTGTGCAGGGGTTCGTCGTACGGGAACAACCACCCGACCTCGGACTGGCTGAAGCCTGGCGCGATGCGATCTCCCGGTTGCCCGCCTCAGCCTGGGCGGATCAACCTGCCGAGCTGATCCGCACCATCGCCGCTGGACAGCCCAACGCACTTCGGTTGCTCCTGTTGCGGATCGCTGCCATCGAGCTGGGGGACGCCACGGCACATGATCTCCTGTTCGGCGAGATCGGCACCAACCCCGTTGGGGTGCTGATGGCCGCTGGCCGGTTCAGGGCTCTGCCAGATGCGGCAGCGAGTGAACTCGTTGACGGCTTGGAGAGCCGCGTGCGTGATGAGATCGAGAATGCCAGGGCGGGTTCGCACGGGTTCGGCGGGGCCGACCTCGGTGAACTGCTCACCAAGGCAAACCTGGTCTACCCGGAACACGCCCGGTGGGACACGGTTCTCGAGCTGCTGGCGGAGGATCGAGTGCTCTCCAGCAAGAAGTCCGGAGTCTGTGCCGTACTCAGCTGGGCTGTCGATGAACTCGACGGGCCAGTACGCGAGTGCCTCGCCGAAATCATCCCGGGCGTACTCGCCCAGCCCACGTGGTTCGACGACCAGCTCACCGGGCAGCCCTCAGCCCATGGCGCGGCGGCGCAGCTGGCCGCGAGCTTGAGCGAAGACAGAGCCGAGATCGAGCGCCTGCTCGGGGACCTGCTGGCCGGTGGCCGAGACCAACAGGTGTGGGCAGCGCACCTTGTCCTCACGCTCGGCGCGCCGACAGCCGCAGGCATGCTCGCCGTGTTGTCGCGTGCTGCCCACCCCGCGATCCGGGCATCGGCCGCTGCGGGACTCGCCCGGGTGGTCGCCGCCACCGGTGACCACCTTGCTCAAGTAGCGCTTCACCAATGCCTGCGCGACACCGGGACCAAGGTCCCCAAAGCCATTCTCGACGGATTGTCCGGAGTGGACAGAGCCGCCCTGCCTGTGGACGTGCTCACGGAACTGAGCAGCCACTGCTCGGCGAGGGTCCGCTCAGAGGCTATGCGGCTCTTGGGCAACTTGTCCTGA
- a CDS encoding helix-turn-helix transcriptional regulator has product MRSTQGTEPVLVGGRVRSCRRMRGLSLRETALRTGLSVAFLSMVENGQRLLDRRAHILSLATALAVSPAELTGWPGWPPASVPIPALLGALRVFLVAGPAEPAPHADRVALAPAVRAAAALADRCDYEAVLDLLPGLLARLHSHLAAGPDRAHTRRMLAQVYLGAAVPVLLGLGLTDLARLALERACPHLDARDDPLLLAQRGYWRARIELRSGRPAAGHRELTAVHDLLGDRRITGAQAHQLAGATHLLTAFALAGAGDATGARQGLATAARHATGMGRATAGLPFGPAHLGTNQLEVLALLGRADEVCARGPAVLAAADPGPMCRAVTHNVLGVSLSAVHGREQDALRHLLLAESAAPQRIQRNAHTRSAVAALLARPPGGRAAGQSLRGLAFRLAMP; this is encoded by the coding sequence GTGCGCTCGACGCAGGGGACCGAACCGGTTCTGGTGGGCGGCCGGGTGCGGTCCTGCCGCCGGATGCGCGGGCTGAGCCTGCGCGAGACCGCCCTGCGCACCGGGTTGTCGGTGGCCTTCCTGTCCATGGTGGAGAACGGCCAGCGGCTGCTCGACCGCCGGGCGCACATCCTGAGCCTGGCCACGGCGCTGGCGGTGTCCCCGGCCGAGCTGACCGGGTGGCCGGGCTGGCCGCCGGCCAGCGTGCCCATCCCGGCGCTGCTGGGCGCGCTGCGGGTGTTCCTGGTGGCCGGGCCGGCCGAACCAGCGCCGCACGCCGACCGCGTGGCGCTGGCCCCAGCGGTGCGCGCGGCCGCCGCGCTGGCCGACCGCTGCGACTACGAGGCGGTGCTCGACCTCCTGCCCGGCCTGCTCGCCCGGCTGCACAGCCACCTCGCGGCCGGTCCGGACCGGGCACACACCCGGCGGATGCTGGCGCAGGTCTATCTCGGGGCCGCGGTGCCGGTGCTGCTCGGACTCGGCCTGACCGATCTCGCCCGGCTCGCGCTCGAACGTGCCTGCCCGCACCTCGACGCGCGGGACGACCCGCTGCTGCTGGCCCAGCGCGGCTACTGGCGCGCCCGGATCGAGCTGCGCTCCGGACGGCCTGCGGCCGGGCACCGGGAGCTGACGGCCGTGCACGACCTGCTTGGCGACCGCCGGATCACCGGCGCCCAGGCACACCAACTGGCCGGCGCCACGCACCTGCTCACCGCGTTCGCCCTGGCCGGCGCCGGGGACGCCACCGGCGCGCGGCAGGGTCTGGCCACGGCCGCCCGGCACGCCACCGGGATGGGCCGGGCCACCGCGGGGCTGCCCTTCGGCCCTGCCCACCTGGGCACCAACCAGCTCGAGGTGCTGGCACTGCTCGGCCGCGCCGATGAGGTGTGCGCCCGGGGCCCGGCCGTGCTCGCCGCAGCCGATCCCGGACCGATGTGCCGGGCAGTCACGCACAACGTGCTCGGCGTGTCCCTGAGCGCGGTGCACGGCCGCGAACAGGACGCCCTGCGCCACCTCCTGCTCGCAGAATCCGCTGCCCCACAACGGATCCAGCGCAACGCGCACACCCGGTCGGCGGTCGCCGCGCTGCTGGCCCGCCCACCCGGCGGCCGTGCCGCGGGCCAGAGCCTGCGCGGGCTCGCCTTCCGCCTGGCGATGCCGTAG
- a CDS encoding helix-turn-helix domain-containing protein — MVAAVSWLSSPSFSLFRSASTKTRGLLGCGVDLGRRIRWHRLRRGLSVRALAGLAGLSPGFVSMVETGERALDRWTHLAAIARVLEIPAADLLPGPQAPEVDPGLRAVLPFLRAAIEDGAAPRPGTPPPPVAASRVAVIVGLVDAGAHQRAAVLLPAALTGLHHQARRDRLSRRLLAHLYCTACVPLLVAAGCPDLAGLALHRAEQAVAEFDDPVHAAELVFWRAWALRGCGGEPVMLAPTTAAAEGLRLRTSRELLTYARLHKRLAYAHAHLGAEAAAIAHFQEAQQAAGRCADRAALGGPPRGMDAGALAVDQVKLRYEMGRYDEAIAAAAPLLGQVRLLPPWQHTLQVVLLAALVAQGQAPRAVRHLLRGAPPVSTAKAVEALGALPPGTVHELALRLGVQL, encoded by the coding sequence ATGGTGGCGGCGGTGTCCTGGTTGTCCAGCCCCAGCTTTTCACTTTTCCGATCAGCGTCGACCAAGACCCGCGGTCTCCTAGGGTGCGGTGTGGACCTGGGCAGGCGGATCCGGTGGCATCGGCTGCGGCGAGGTCTGAGCGTGCGTGCGCTCGCCGGTCTGGCCGGGCTGTCCCCGGGCTTCGTGTCCATGGTGGAGACCGGGGAACGCGCACTCGACCGCTGGACCCACCTGGCCGCCATCGCCCGGGTGCTGGAAATTCCCGCGGCGGATCTGCTGCCGGGACCGCAGGCGCCGGAGGTGGATCCGGGATTGCGCGCGGTGCTGCCGTTCCTGCGCGCGGCCATCGAGGACGGCGCGGCCCCGCGGCCGGGCACCCCGCCCCCGCCGGTGGCCGCCAGCCGGGTGGCGGTGATCGTCGGCCTGGTCGATGCCGGTGCGCACCAGCGGGCGGCGGTGCTGCTCCCGGCCGCGCTGACCGGATTGCACCACCAGGCAAGGCGGGACCGGCTCAGCCGAAGACTGCTGGCCCACCTCTACTGCACCGCCTGCGTACCGCTGCTGGTGGCAGCTGGCTGTCCCGACCTGGCCGGGCTGGCGCTGCACCGGGCCGAGCAGGCCGTTGCCGAGTTCGACGACCCCGTGCACGCCGCGGAGCTGGTGTTCTGGCGGGCATGGGCGTTGCGCGGCTGCGGTGGCGAACCGGTGATGCTGGCACCGACCACGGCCGCGGCCGAGGGGTTGCGGCTGCGGACCAGCCGGGAGCTGCTGACCTACGCCCGCCTGCACAAGCGGCTCGCCTACGCCCACGCCCACCTCGGCGCCGAGGCGGCGGCCATCGCGCACTTCCAGGAGGCCCAGCAGGCCGCCGGGCGGTGCGCCGACCGCGCCGCCCTGGGCGGGCCACCCCGGGGGATGGACGCGGGCGCGCTGGCCGTCGACCAGGTCAAGCTGCGCTACGAGATGGGCCGCTACGACGAGGCGATCGCGGCCGCGGCGCCCCTGCTCGGCCAGGTGCGGCTGCTACCGCCGTGGCAGCACACCCTGCAGGTCGTGCTGCTGGCCGCGCTGGTGGCGCAGGGGCAGGCCCCCCGCGCCGTGCGCCACCTGCTGCGCGGGGCCCCGCCGGTCAGCACCGCCAAGGCCGTCGAAGCCCTGGGCGCACTGCCACCGGGGACGGTGCACGAGCTCGCCCTGCGCCTGGGGGTCCAGCTGTGA
- a CDS encoding RICIN domain-containing protein: MIRRPASVRLLLALLAACVGLLAAPVPAGASPQAVPDPDFTLSWDPEWGTFRAENYTTFIQDIRERLGRGGAPVVVQAADGEPTRILSIPEPGQAPGFLRLRIEDEGYAVTLFMRLQNAYLVGYTAFDARTRRTTYYRLQEGEPMPAVPEADETVNLAFDGNYGSLEHAAERSRQEIALGPNRLHHILHNPRPVHPNGAVNQNEIAGYLLTLIQMVSEAARFREIEAFITTSLDQYTDVHASAAVVDLENSWDPLSTRVRGAVNGRLEPPVLIDGIQYRQVANVAALLGILAYACHPSGPARAAEPECPAPRWAGAVVSWVNKATGRFLDNGGSADDRAPIRQLAATGAARQQWRLADAGGGLVNLVNAASGKAVENGNDSGEDVVLFQWSGNSENWQKWRLEEAGDGAYHLVNAASGKVADSLGGTGDDPVVQRSKSGKDSQKWLPQFIDTVPTYAGAVANLINVGTTMVASTDGSDQDGDHLTMDSFQWSSRSAWRLENAGDSSYYLVNTLTGKVVENAKSSGERTRLIQWPKNGKPWQKWRLRQVPKKPGYSLVNVDSGKVVQGVYDSTHEGAYLVQASATGDASQLWLLSLLSGHRALAGRPLTFTNVDTGKVIDNNGDPADKALIYQRTAEPGASRQQWRLEYRDASQAWITNGASGKALENGNDSSSGAPLIQWGRNEQPWQQWRLTSSGDHVVLQHVASRLVAGTSEMGMNAALTLRESATGQTGQRWTVAVQDDLPVP, encoded by the coding sequence ATGATCCGAAGACCAGCCTCCGTCCGACTACTGCTCGCGCTGCTGGCGGCCTGCGTTGGCCTGCTTGCCGCGCCCGTGCCCGCCGGGGCGAGCCCACAAGCGGTGCCCGATCCCGACTTCACGCTGTCCTGGGACCCGGAATGGGGCACGTTCCGGGCCGAGAACTACACCACCTTCATCCAGGACATCCGCGAGCGGCTCGGCCGCGGTGGCGCGCCGGTGGTGGTGCAGGCCGCGGACGGTGAGCCCACGCGGATCCTAAGCATCCCGGAACCAGGACAAGCACCCGGCTTCCTGCGCCTGCGCATCGAGGACGAGGGCTACGCGGTGACGTTGTTCATGCGCCTGCAGAACGCCTACCTCGTCGGCTACACCGCCTTCGACGCCCGCACCCGCCGAACCACCTACTACCGCCTGCAGGAGGGCGAGCCGATGCCGGCGGTGCCCGAGGCCGACGAAACGGTGAACCTGGCCTTCGACGGCAACTACGGCTCGCTGGAGCACGCCGCGGAGCGCAGCCGCCAGGAAATCGCCCTCGGGCCCAACCGCCTGCACCACATCCTGCACAACCCCCGCCCGGTGCACCCCAACGGCGCGGTCAACCAGAACGAGATCGCCGGCTACCTGCTCACGCTGATCCAGATGGTCTCCGAAGCCGCTCGCTTCCGGGAGATCGAGGCCTTCATCACCACCAGCCTGGACCAGTACACCGACGTGCACGCCTCAGCCGCGGTGGTGGACCTGGAGAACTCCTGGGACCCGCTCTCGACCCGGGTGCGCGGCGCGGTGAACGGCAGGCTCGAGCCGCCGGTGCTCATCGACGGCATCCAGTACCGACAGGTGGCCAACGTGGCCGCGCTGCTGGGCATCCTGGCCTACGCCTGCCACCCGTCCGGACCGGCCAGGGCGGCCGAGCCGGAGTGCCCGGCGCCGCGGTGGGCCGGTGCCGTGGTCTCCTGGGTCAACAAGGCCACCGGGCGGTTCCTGGACAACGGCGGCAGCGCCGATGACCGGGCCCCGATCCGGCAGCTGGCCGCCACCGGCGCCGCCCGGCAGCAGTGGCGGCTGGCCGACGCCGGTGGCGGACTGGTCAACCTGGTCAACGCCGCCAGCGGCAAGGCGGTGGAGAACGGCAACGACTCCGGCGAGGACGTGGTGCTGTTCCAGTGGTCCGGGAACAGCGAGAACTGGCAGAAGTGGCGGCTGGAGGAGGCCGGTGACGGCGCCTACCACCTGGTCAACGCCGCCAGCGGGAAGGTGGCCGACAGCCTGGGCGGTACGGGGGACGATCCCGTGGTGCAACGGAGCAAGTCGGGGAAGGACTCGCAGAAGTGGCTGCCCCAGTTCATCGACACCGTGCCGACCTACGCCGGTGCGGTGGCCAACCTGATCAACGTCGGCACCACGATGGTCGCCTCCACCGACGGCAGCGACCAGGACGGCGATCACCTGACCATGGACAGCTTCCAGTGGTCCTCCCGCTCGGCCTGGCGGCTGGAGAACGCCGGTGACAGCTCCTACTACCTGGTCAACACCCTCACCGGCAAGGTCGTGGAGAACGCCAAGAGCTCGGGCGAGCGCACCCGGCTGATCCAGTGGCCCAAGAACGGCAAGCCCTGGCAGAAATGGCGGTTGCGGCAGGTCCCGAAGAAGCCGGGGTACTCGTTGGTCAACGTGGACAGCGGGAAGGTGGTGCAGGGCGTCTACGACAGCACGCACGAGGGCGCCTACCTGGTGCAGGCCAGTGCCACCGGTGATGCCTCCCAGCTGTGGCTGCTCAGCCTGCTCTCCGGGCACCGGGCCCTGGCCGGGCGTCCGCTGACCTTCACCAACGTCGACACCGGCAAGGTCATCGACAACAACGGCGATCCGGCGGACAAGGCGCTGATCTACCAGCGGACAGCGGAACCGGGGGCGAGCAGGCAGCAGTGGCGGCTGGAGTACCGCGACGCGTCCCAGGCGTGGATCACCAACGGGGCCAGCGGCAAGGCGCTGGAGAACGGCAACGACTCCAGTTCCGGCGCCCCGCTGATCCAGTGGGGCCGGAACGAGCAGCCGTGGCAGCAGTGGCGGCTCACCAGCTCCGGTGACCACGTGGTGCTGCAGCACGTGGCCAGCAGGCTGGTGGCCGGCACCTCGGAGATGGGCATGAACGCCGCGTTGACCTTGCGGGAGAGCGCCACCGGGCAGACCGGTCAGCGGTGGACGGTGGCCGTGCAGGACGACCTGCCGGTCCCGTGA
- a CDS encoding ABC transporter ATP-binding protein: MRTQQLTKRFGALTAVEDLDLELAPGEVLGFLGPNGAGKTTTIRMLLGLARPTAGRASVLGYDAWSQGPHAHHNVGFLPAEFALHPKLTGLANLDHLRALRQVTPGKHEARTRELAERLDVELDRPLRTLSSGNKRKIGIIAALAHSPRLAVLDEPISGLDPLVQKEFHTIVDELRSSGTGVLLSSHTLPEVERVADRVAIMRAGRLVACARTDVLLERAVHRFEVSFAEHTEAIAFTDRIRALPSVSQVDQDGAEVRFAVQGAVTEVIHALGGHRVLALRTPETELEDVFLRYYGPAAEVPR, translated from the coding sequence AACTCGCGCCCGGTGAGGTCCTGGGTTTCCTCGGCCCCAACGGCGCGGGCAAGACCACCACGATCCGCATGCTGCTGGGACTGGCCAGGCCCACGGCCGGCCGAGCCAGCGTGCTCGGCTACGACGCCTGGTCGCAGGGGCCGCACGCGCATCACAACGTGGGTTTCCTCCCCGCGGAGTTCGCACTGCACCCCAAGCTCACCGGCCTGGCCAACCTCGACCACCTCCGCGCGCTCCGCCAGGTCACGCCCGGCAAGCACGAGGCCAGGACACGCGAGCTGGCCGAGCGGCTGGACGTCGAGCTGGACCGCCCGCTGCGCACGCTGTCCTCGGGCAACAAGCGCAAGATCGGCATCATCGCCGCGCTGGCCCACTCCCCCCGGCTGGCCGTGCTGGACGAGCCGATCAGCGGGCTGGACCCGTTGGTGCAGAAGGAGTTCCACACCATCGTCGACGAGCTCCGGTCGAGCGGCACCGGCGTGCTGCTCTCCTCGCACACCTTGCCGGAGGTGGAACGGGTCGCCGACCGGGTGGCCATCATGCGCGCGGGTCGCCTGGTCGCCTGCGCGCGCACCGACGTGCTGCTCGAACGCGCGGTCCACCGCTTCGAGGTCAGCTTCGCCGAGCACACCGAGGCGATCGCCTTCACCGACCGGATCCGCGCCCTGCCCTCGGTCTCCCAGGTGGACCAGGACGGCGCGGAGGTCCGCTTCGCCGTGCAGGGAGCGGTCACCGAGGTCATCCACGCGCTCGGCGGGCACCGCGTGCTGGCCCTGCGCACCCCGGAGACCGAGCTCGAGGATGTTTTCCTGCGCTACTACGGCCCCGCGGCGGAGGTGCCCCGGTGA